A single region of the Triticum dicoccoides isolate Atlit2015 ecotype Zavitan chromosome 2B, WEW_v2.0, whole genome shotgun sequence genome encodes:
- the LOC119361748 gene encoding disease resistance protein RGA4-like isoform X1 → MEVSTRGDVKGCKASSLMYEYIFHRSKSEEFMAVLSDVMDNGFERKGYVRRLSIHATETGIAEERLPDDLSHLHTLAVFGTEKPEVTKDLANGLFGNKGVLAKYKILRVLDLKECAGMKGKHLQTICDLLLLKYLSLGDSIVRVPRKIAQLKLLETLDLSRTNVVTVYMQVLGLPSLTHLLGKVRLSKWDCIFGMEKLKRFVRNKCKLDTLGGFTTGKSEAFPQLIVIGHMRQLNKVKIWIHPAADTRNLEHLTEGIKEFVRKTYMGKVGRALSVDFSDCIQEPQQSLNFLNLQDPQTEEVEEIVNIQDNTQGAQLEQDEEANPCLGTDGGSTSNQITNIKDNIQEQQTEEIQEPKQGAPSDSEDACSRNETEMMQNHQNIREGYDKCRNKLSSLKLCGKLTKFPLQFVTEIAGIERLCLSSTGLSGENIAYALSELPDLFYLKLREDDLSLLDLQNKQFPSLRRICFSVKDGNLPRPTIIKHFRNLREVYLYANLNYEERRSWKAASESHPERPRVYFAESTCKGTSSEAVTQSQ, encoded by the coding sequence ATGGAAGTGAGCACGCGGGGTGACGTGAAGGGATGCAAAGCTTCTAGTCTAATGTACGAGTACATTTTCCACAGATCTAAGTCTGAGGAATTCATGGCAGTGCTCTCTGATGTGATGGACAATGGGTTTGAACGAAAGGGATATGTCCGCCGGCTTTCTATCCATGCTACAGAAACTGGGATTGCAGAAGAGAGATTGCCCGATGATTTATCCCATCTCCATACTCTGGCGGTATTCGGCACTGAGAAGCCAGAAGTTACAAAGGATCTTGCCAATGGTTTGTTTGGGAACAAAGGGGTTCTTGCCAAGTATAAAATACTTCGGGTGTTGGATTTGAAAGAATGTGCTGGTATGAAAGGAAAACATCTTCAAACTATATGTGACCTGTTGCTGCTGAAATATCTGAGCCTCGGGGACAGTATTGTTCGGGTTCCAAGGAAAATAGCGCAGCTTAAACTGTTGGAAACACTCGATCTAAGCAGAACCAATGTAGTGACAGTGTACATGCAAGTCTTGGGGCTCCCCAGTTTAACGCACCTTCTTGGGAAAGTTCGGTTGTCCAAATGGGACTGCATATTCGGAATGGAAAAGCTGAAAAGGTTCGTGAGGAATAAATGTAAGTTGGATACCCTTGGAGGATTCACCACCGGCAAGAGCGAAGCATTTCCGCAACTGATAGTCATAGGTCATATGCGGCAATTGAATAAGGTGAAAATATGGATCCATCCCGCCGCTGATACGAGAAACTTGGAGCATCTAACAGAAGGCATCAAGGAATTCGTTAGAAAGACGTATATGGGCAAGGTTGGTAGGGCACTATCAGTTGACTTCTCAGACTGCATACAAGAACCACAACAATCCTTGAATTTCCTAAACCTACAAGATCCTCAAACAGAAGAGGTCGAAGAAATTGTGAACATTCAAGACAATACCCAAGGGGCTCAattagaacaagatgaagaagcaaATCCATGTCTCGGCACTGATGGTGGCAGTACGAGCAATCAAATCACGAATATCAAAGACAATATCCAAGAGCAGCAGACAGAAGAAATACAAGAGCCCAAACAAGGTGCCCCCTCTGACTCTGAGGATGCCTGTTCCAGAAATGAAACTGAGATGATGCAAAACCATCAGAATATCCGAGAAGGATATGACAAATGCCGCAACAAGCTTTCCTCGCTCAAACTTTGTGGCAAGCTGACAAAATTCCCTCTTCAATTTGTCACAGAGATTGCTGGTATTGAGAGGTTGTGCCTTTCATCTACAGGTCTGTCTGGGGAGAATATTGCATACGCTCTAAGTGAATTGCCCGACCTGTTTTATCTAAAGCTGCGTGAAGATGACTTAAGTCTCCTCGACCTGCAAAATAAGCAATTTCCAAGCCTGCGGCGCATTTGCTTTTCTGTGAAAGATGGTAATCTGCCGCGCCCAACAATCATCAAACACTTCCGTAATCTTCGCGAAGTGTATCTGTATGCTAATCTGAATTATGAAGAAAGGCGCAGCTGGAAAGCAGCTTCAGAGAGTCATCCTGAAAGGCCAAGGGTTTATTTCGCCGAAAGCACATGCAAGGGAACTTCTTCCGAGGCTGTGACCCAAAGCCAGTAA
- the LOC119361748 gene encoding disease resistance protein RGA4-like isoform X2 — translation MASYGASLGSVTTFILPKIWWACFWQKPDLRDAVDSLKLQHKHILGKIREYRAISERFSDIGGTLDEHIADLRRMANEMEDCIDSCHIAEATRTRAELLRKIPRLKERSEKLEVDYKGPGKSTGGETTTSRKEASNGASGHGQSYSGGGFRVVKPSCADPVDMDGPIKELLDLVKKSDSEPESKQLKVISISGFGGLGKTLLADKVYFHEDVCAQFRVRARVEAAGKSHDQVVEEILKQVPGTSANDEEIPQNGEQSVNDKGKKVQIDGVTRQNGEPGHGQATQPSTSERLRSSLKNERFLIIIVDIQENRSEIAIASVLKGLGDVHSRVIVTTTIQSIATSWASPNNHLYPMSTLNKVHWEELFFREFDEGKCKKPSEMGQLSSLKSLLEKCDGLPLALISTAKVLSGTELDNKACTEAWKKLCDIKHDETSTLQKMQRVLASTCAGLSGTNVPPTLIDCLLYFSMFPPNHHVRKNSLIRRWLAEGMKHNVDRKEFNLEEHIE, via the exons ATGGCTAGCTATGGGGCCTCACTCGGCTCCGTCACGACCTTCATCCTGCCGAAGATCTGGTGGGCATGCTTTTGGCAAAAGCCAGATCTTCGAGATGCAGTCGATTCCTTGAAGCTGCAGCATAAGCATATCCTGGGGAAGATTCGAGAATACCGCGCCATAAGCGAACGTTTCAGCGATATTGGGGGAACCCTGGATGAGCATATTGCAGATCTGAGACGCATGGCAAATGAAATGGAGGACTGCATAGACAGCTGCCATATCGCGGAGGCGACAAGAACGCGTGCAGAGCTTCTTAGAAAGATTCCTCGTCTCAAGGAAAGATCCGAAAAACTGGAAGTGGATTATAAGGGTCCAGGGAAATCCACCGGAGGGGAAACAACGACCTCAAGAAAAGAAGCAAGTAATGGAGCTTCTGGACATGGGCAATCATATTCTGGAGGTGGCTTCCGAGTTGTAAAACCGTCCTGTGCTGATCCGGTGGACATGGACGGTCCAATCAAGGAACTTCTGGACCTGGTGAAGAAATCGGATAGCGAACCGGAAAGTAAGCAGCTCAAGGTGATCTCCATCTCTGGCTTCGGTGGCTTGGGTAAGACTCTCCTTGCCGACAAAGTTTACTTCCATGAAGATGTGTGCGCGCAGTTCAGGGTGCGCGCTCGCGTCGAGGCCGCGGGAAAGAGCCATGACCAAGTTGTCGAGGAGATACTCAAGCAAGTACCCGGGACTAGTGCTAATGATGAAGAGATACCACAAAATGGCGAGCAAAG TGTGAACGACAAGGGCAAGAAAGTCCAGATTGATGGAGTGACACGACAAAATGGCGAGCCTGGTCATGGTCAAGCCACACAACCAAGTACTAGCGAACGTCTCAGATCATCCCTCAAGAATGAACG GTTTTTGATTATAATTGTGGACATCCAAGAGAATAGGAGCGAAATAGCGATAGCATCTGTTTTAAAGGGTCTTGGTGATGTGCACAGCAGGGTTATCGTCACGACAACCATTCAGAGCATAGCAACAAGCTGGGCATCTCCAAACAACCATTTGTATCCTATGAGTACACTTAATAAAGTCCACTGGGAAGAGCTGTTCTTCAGAGAATTTGATGAAGGGAAATGCAAAAAGCCATCGGAGATGGGGCAGTTAAGTTCACTGAAGTCACTTCTGGAGAAATGTGACGGCCTTCCTCTTGCTCTGATCAGCACTGCAAAAGTTTTGAGTGGAACTGAACTGGACAATAAAGCATGTACAGAAGCCTGGAAGAAGCTTTGTGACATAAAACATGACGAAACAAGCACGTTACAGAAAATGCAACGGGTGCTAGCCAGCACCTGCGCTGGTCTATCTGGCACTAACGTACCTCCTACCCTCATTGATTGCTTGCTCTATTTCAGCATGTTCCCACCAAATCATCATGTCAGGAAGAATTCTCTAATAAGGCGATGGCTGGCTGAAGGAATGAAACACAATGTTGACAGGAAGGAATTTAATTTAGAAGAGCACATTGAGTGA